From Arthrobacter sp. FW306-2-2C-D06B, a single genomic window includes:
- a CDS encoding ArnT family glycosyltransferase, producing the protein MTSTITPASTGPAGPDSPAAVGTTQSPQGRRSTGPSTSDATPHWTRYAFGRQPRWVRPSAAGLLVATAFLYLWNLAATGYGNSFYAAAIQAGTKDWTAFLFGSLDAGNAITVDKPPASLWIPALVGRIFGFSPLSMLVPEALMGVAAVGFLYLTVKRVSGPGAGLLAGGALALTPVAALMFRFNNPDAMLTLCLVLAAYFTTRSIERAGWKWLAAAGAVVGLAFLSKMLQGFLIVPGLGLAYLWAAPTSLRRRLLHLFGALAGIAVVASSYVALFQLTPASARPYMAGSQTNSFLELTFGYNGLSRITGSGEGTPGGGGAGAPAGGLGAFGGGGGNTGFGGAAGIARMFGTSFGAEVSWLLPAALILLAAGLWFTRREARASRTRAALILWGGWLLVTAGVFSFMSGIVHPYYAVALAPAIAALVGIGSVELWRGRGYWPARIVLAGVILGSSAWSAVLLGRDASWLPWLRIVIVVLGVVAAAAILLRLDSLRPAGRFRNAAAAAVVVVSLLAGGLGTAAWTLATAATAHSGSIPTSGPSGSAMGGFGNRAGGFGAAGGAGQAGGPGSEGTADAGLTALLTSTTTKWSAIVSGATQAASLELATNTNVIALGGWNGGDPYPTLAQFQDMVAKGQIGYYIAGGGMGGGGGFGGQGGNSEVASWVQANFQAQTVGSSTVYKLTK; encoded by the coding sequence ATGACCTCCACGATTACTCCCGCAAGCACAGGACCGGCCGGACCCGACTCGCCCGCCGCCGTCGGAACTACCCAGTCGCCCCAGGGCCGTCGCTCGACAGGCCCATCAACCTCCGATGCCACGCCCCATTGGACGCGATACGCCTTTGGCCGGCAGCCCCGTTGGGTGCGGCCATCCGCCGCCGGGCTCCTCGTAGCCACCGCCTTCCTGTATCTCTGGAACCTCGCGGCCACCGGCTACGGAAACTCCTTCTACGCCGCGGCCATCCAGGCCGGCACCAAGGACTGGACGGCGTTTCTTTTCGGTTCGCTCGACGCCGGCAACGCCATCACCGTGGACAAGCCGCCGGCTTCCTTGTGGATCCCTGCCTTGGTGGGCCGGATCTTCGGCTTCTCGCCCCTGAGCATGCTTGTTCCCGAGGCTCTGATGGGCGTGGCCGCGGTCGGTTTCCTCTATCTGACGGTCAAGCGGGTGTCCGGACCAGGAGCTGGATTGTTGGCCGGTGGCGCCTTGGCACTGACCCCGGTGGCCGCGCTCATGTTCCGCTTCAACAACCCCGACGCCATGCTGACCCTGTGCCTGGTACTCGCGGCATACTTCACTACCCGTTCCATCGAACGGGCAGGCTGGAAGTGGCTCGCCGCAGCCGGCGCCGTGGTGGGCCTCGCGTTCCTGAGCAAAATGCTGCAGGGTTTCCTGATTGTTCCGGGCCTGGGACTCGCGTACCTCTGGGCCGCACCCACCTCCTTGCGGCGTAGGCTGTTGCACCTGTTCGGAGCGTTGGCAGGTATCGCTGTAGTGGCAAGCAGTTATGTGGCTCTCTTCCAGCTGACCCCGGCTTCGGCGCGGCCCTACATGGCAGGTTCGCAAACCAACAGCTTCCTTGAGCTGACCTTCGGCTACAACGGCTTGTCCCGCATCACCGGTTCGGGTGAAGGGACGCCCGGCGGAGGCGGCGCTGGAGCGCCCGCTGGCGGTTTGGGTGCGTTCGGTGGCGGCGGTGGCAACACCGGTTTCGGTGGAGCCGCCGGGATCGCCCGCATGTTTGGCACGAGCTTCGGCGCCGAAGTCTCCTGGCTTCTTCCTGCGGCGCTGATTCTGCTGGCAGCCGGCCTGTGGTTCACCCGCCGGGAAGCGCGAGCCTCCCGCACGCGTGCCGCGCTCATCCTCTGGGGTGGCTGGCTTCTGGTCACAGCGGGTGTCTTCAGCTTCATGAGCGGCATCGTCCACCCCTATTACGCGGTAGCGCTCGCACCGGCAATCGCAGCGTTGGTGGGCATTGGCAGCGTTGAGCTGTGGCGTGGCCGCGGGTATTGGCCGGCCAGGATCGTCCTGGCAGGGGTCATCCTCGGTAGTTCGGCCTGGTCCGCGGTTCTCCTGGGCCGCGACGCCTCGTGGCTTCCGTGGTTGCGCATCGTGATCGTCGTCCTGGGTGTGGTGGCGGCCGCGGCAATCCTGCTTCGCCTCGACTCGCTCAGGCCGGCCGGCCGGTTCCGGAATGCGGCAGCTGCGGCCGTCGTCGTCGTTTCCCTTCTGGCCGGCGGCCTCGGAACCGCGGCGTGGACGCTCGCGACGGCGGCAACCGCGCACTCCGGTTCCATCCCGACGTCGGGACCCAGCGGTTCCGCCATGGGCGGCTTCGGAAACCGCGCCGGTGGGTTCGGCGCAGCTGGTGGCGCGGGTCAGGCGGGAGGGCCCGGTTCCGAGGGAACGGCCGACGCCGGACTGACCGCCCTGCTGACATCCACCACGACGAAGTGGTCGGCGATCGTCTCCGGTGCCACCCAAGCCGCGAGCCTCGAGCTCGCGACGAACACCAACGTGATCGCGCTCGGTGGCTGGAACGGCGGCGATCCATACCCCACCCTGGCACAGTTCCAGGACATGGTGGCCAAGGGACAGATCGGATACTACATCGCAGGAGGAGGCATGGGTGGCGGCGGTGGATTCGGAGGCCAGGGCGGCAATTCCGAGGTAGCCTCCTGGGTACAGGCCAACTTCCAAGCCCAGACGGTAGGCAGCTCCACCGTCTACAAGCTAACAAAGTAG
- a CDS encoding response regulator transcription factor: MASSHSMTNNLPQLSHPDGSPIRALVVDDEPSLAELMSMGLRMAGWSVAVAGDGPAAVKLAKDFRPDVLVLDVMLPGFDGVELLGRIRAFAPEVPALFLTAKDDVQDRIVGLAAGGDDYVTKPFSMEEVLLRLHRLVQRSGVAAMDTAELVVGDLTLNVDTREVTRGGEDIPLTATQFELLRYLMENPKRVVSKAQILDRVWDYDFGGQANIVELYISYLRKKIEANHPPMIHTVRGAGYVIKPAE; encoded by the coding sequence ATGGCATCCTCGCACTCCATGACCAACAACCTTCCGCAGCTCAGCCACCCGGACGGTTCTCCCATCCGTGCCCTCGTGGTGGACGACGAACCCAGCCTCGCCGAGCTCATGAGCATGGGCCTGCGCATGGCGGGTTGGTCGGTGGCGGTGGCAGGCGACGGTCCCGCCGCGGTAAAGCTCGCCAAGGACTTCCGTCCGGATGTCCTGGTGCTGGATGTGATGCTTCCAGGGTTCGACGGCGTTGAGCTGCTCGGCCGGATCCGCGCCTTTGCGCCTGAAGTGCCTGCGCTCTTCCTCACCGCCAAGGATGACGTGCAGGACCGCATCGTCGGCTTGGCCGCCGGTGGCGATGACTATGTCACCAAGCCCTTCAGCATGGAGGAAGTCCTGCTGCGCCTGCACCGGCTGGTCCAGCGCTCGGGAGTGGCTGCGATGGACACGGCCGAACTGGTTGTGGGCGACTTGACCCTGAACGTGGACACCCGGGAAGTTACCCGCGGCGGCGAAGACATTCCGCTCACGGCGACCCAGTTCGAGCTCCTCCGCTACCTCATGGAGAATCCCAAGCGCGTGGTCAGCAAGGCCCAGATCCTGGACCGCGTGTGGGACTACGATTTTGGCGGGCAAGCCAACATCGTGGAGCTCTACATCTCATACCTGCGCAAGAAGATCGAGGCCAACCACCCGCCCATGATCCACACGGTGCGCGGAGCAGGCTACGTCATCAAGCCTGCCGAATAG
- a CDS encoding sodium:solute symporter family protein — translation MYFADWLVLGAYFVVMIGIGWWAKSRVKNAADFFTAGGKMPWWLAGISHHMSGYSAAVFVAYAAIAYTTGFALYVWWALTITIACLVGAVFFAPRWPRLRQRLGIISPLEYLATRYNLPAQQVLAWSGAALKVFDVAAKWAASAILLNVFAGVPIAVGILIVGGVTLIYSTIGGLWADALTDMGQFIIQSVAGIAMLIFAVAKLGGVSSIAGIWSRLPASHSQPFAGDYTIGFFLAYCLISTISYNGGTWNLAQRFIAAPSGSAARKSVLLSGALYLVWPLVLFFPMWAAPLILPNLTHPDQAYALLTQQLLPAGLVGLVVAGMFSHTMAMTSSDANAISAVVIRDIIPALRGSRQPLTSRAELLGGRISTFLFIGLSMVIALSADSFGGVLGLIILWFGALVGPIAVPMLLGMLRPFRRCGPSAALFSWATGLIVFALAKYAFAAPIASLGTASAQTINVAAPVLASAIVYCVFGWLRPWRNEASDALVESLDRDLEPAAALPVESAVA, via the coding sequence ATGTATTTCGCCGACTGGCTCGTTTTAGGGGCCTACTTCGTGGTCATGATAGGGATTGGCTGGTGGGCCAAGAGTCGAGTGAAAAACGCTGCCGACTTCTTCACCGCCGGTGGGAAGATGCCGTGGTGGCTGGCGGGAATTTCCCACCACATGTCCGGCTATTCGGCTGCTGTCTTCGTGGCCTACGCCGCCATCGCCTACACCACCGGTTTCGCACTGTATGTGTGGTGGGCGCTCACGATCACCATCGCTTGCCTCGTAGGCGCTGTCTTTTTCGCCCCGCGCTGGCCGCGCCTGAGGCAGCGTTTGGGAATCATCTCCCCGCTCGAATACCTGGCCACGCGCTACAACCTGCCCGCCCAGCAAGTACTGGCTTGGTCCGGTGCCGCATTGAAAGTCTTCGATGTCGCGGCCAAGTGGGCGGCTAGTGCGATCCTCCTGAACGTGTTCGCCGGGGTTCCGATTGCAGTCGGCATCCTGATCGTCGGCGGGGTCACGCTCATTTATTCGACCATTGGCGGCTTGTGGGCGGACGCCTTGACCGACATGGGCCAATTCATCATCCAGTCCGTGGCAGGCATTGCAATGCTCATCTTCGCCGTGGCCAAGCTTGGGGGCGTTTCCTCGATCGCGGGAATCTGGTCGCGGCTGCCGGCCTCCCACTCGCAGCCGTTCGCCGGCGACTACACCATCGGATTCTTCCTCGCCTACTGCCTGATCAGCACTATTTCCTACAACGGAGGAACCTGGAATCTGGCTCAGCGCTTCATTGCCGCCCCGTCCGGCTCAGCGGCCCGCAAATCGGTCCTGCTTTCGGGCGCGCTCTATCTCGTGTGGCCGCTGGTGCTCTTCTTCCCCATGTGGGCCGCGCCGCTCATCTTGCCCAATCTGACGCACCCTGATCAGGCTTATGCACTCCTGACCCAGCAACTGCTGCCGGCCGGCCTGGTTGGCTTGGTCGTCGCCGGAATGTTCTCACACACCATGGCCATGACCTCTTCGGACGCCAACGCGATTTCCGCCGTCGTCATCCGCGACATCATCCCTGCATTGCGCGGTTCCCGGCAGCCCCTGACTTCGCGTGCTGAACTATTGGGTGGCCGGATTTCCACGTTCCTGTTCATCGGATTGTCGATGGTCATTGCCCTGAGCGCGGATTCATTCGGCGGCGTCCTGGGCCTGATAATCCTTTGGTTCGGGGCCTTGGTGGGGCCGATCGCCGTTCCCATGCTGCTGGGGATGCTGCGCCCATTCCGGCGCTGCGGCCCGTCGGCAGCGTTGTTCTCCTGGGCCACCGGTTTGATCGTTTTCGCACTCGCAAAGTATGCCTTCGCAGCTCCCATCGCGAGCCTGGGCACGGCCAGTGCCCAGACAATCAACGTGGCCGCCCCGGTGCTTGCCTCCGCGATCGTCTATTGCGTCTTCGGCTGGCTGCGCCCTTGGCGCAACGAAGCTTCCGACGCCCTTGTCGAGTCCCTTGACCGCGACCTTGAGCCAGCTGCAGCGCTTCCAGTTGAAAGCGCTGTCGCATGA
- a CDS encoding glycosyltransferase yields the protein MTLIESTSGTLKDTAVVPPGIPIQRSTVRRAPVDTHTAIPVLDVTIPVFNEERDLEECLRRLHGHLRESFPHGFRITVADNASTDSTLKIAERVARELPELAVVHLEEKGRGNALRKVWLASPSPVLAYMDVDLSTDLAALAPLLAPLISGHSDLAIGTRLTRNSRVVRGPKREFISRSYNLMLHSFMGARFSDAQCGFKAIRADVAQQILPHTLDNSWFFDTELLVLAERCGLRVHEVPVDWIDDPDSSVDVVRTALADVRGMVRLTRDLVSGRIPIPELRAALARGPLPASSRTAEQNPRSSLFGQLVRFAAIGAASTLAYVLIFLFCRGFMDPQLANFLALLVTAIANTGANRRFTFGIQGGNPVRHHFEGLIVFGIGLALTSGALALVHSTTTPDRWGELVTVVAANLAATAVRFLLFRLWVFRQPAAQATAPTTQATSRTETAAS from the coding sequence ATGACGCTCATCGAATCCACCTCCGGAACCCTGAAGGACACCGCGGTGGTGCCGCCGGGCATCCCCATCCAACGCAGCACGGTGCGGCGTGCCCCCGTGGACACCCACACTGCCATCCCGGTCCTCGATGTCACCATCCCCGTCTTCAACGAGGAACGCGACCTCGAAGAGTGCCTGCGCAGGCTTCACGGCCATTTGCGCGAATCCTTCCCGCATGGCTTCCGCATCACCGTGGCGGACAACGCGAGCACTGACAGCACCTTGAAGATCGCGGAGCGCGTGGCCAGGGAACTGCCTGAGCTCGCGGTTGTCCATCTTGAGGAGAAGGGACGCGGCAACGCCCTGCGCAAGGTGTGGCTCGCGTCACCGTCGCCGGTTCTGGCTTACATGGACGTGGATCTTTCCACCGATCTCGCGGCGCTGGCGCCCCTTTTGGCGCCGCTGATCTCCGGTCATTCGGACCTCGCCATTGGCACACGGCTGACGCGCAACTCACGGGTTGTCCGCGGCCCCAAGCGCGAGTTCATTTCGCGCAGCTACAACCTGATGCTGCACTCGTTCATGGGCGCCCGCTTCAGCGATGCCCAGTGCGGCTTCAAAGCGATCCGGGCGGATGTCGCACAGCAGATCCTGCCGCACACCTTGGACAACTCGTGGTTCTTCGACACTGAGCTCCTGGTCCTCGCCGAACGCTGCGGCCTCCGGGTCCACGAGGTTCCCGTTGACTGGATCGACGATCCCGATTCAAGCGTCGACGTGGTGCGCACCGCCTTGGCCGACGTCCGCGGCATGGTCCGGCTCACCCGGGATCTCGTCTCGGGCCGCATCCCCATTCCGGAACTGCGCGCAGCACTTGCGCGCGGGCCGCTCCCGGCGTCGTCCCGCACCGCCGAGCAGAACCCGCGCAGCAGCCTTTTCGGGCAACTCGTCCGGTTCGCCGCAATCGGCGCTGCGTCCACCCTCGCCTATGTGCTCATCTTCCTTTTTTGCCGCGGCTTCATGGACCCGCAGCTGGCCAACTTCCTGGCGCTGCTCGTCACGGCCATCGCCAACACCGGTGCCAACCGGCGCTTCACCTTCGGCATCCAGGGCGGCAATCCCGTACGGCACCACTTCGAGGGTTTGATCGTCTTCGGGATCGGCCTCGCGCTTACCTCCGGGGCACTCGCCTTGGTGCACAGTACGACGACGCCGGACCGCTGGGGCGAGCTCGTCACGGTAGTTGCGGCGAACCTCGCCGCCACCGCGGTCCGCTTCCTCCTGTTCCGGCTTTGGGTCTTCCGACAGCCTGCCGCGCAGGCGACTGCACCCACCACACAAGCCACATCGCGCACAGAAACGGCAGCATCATGA
- a CDS encoding sensor histidine kinase, with translation MSALSGIPRQTDHSWFNPSTWHLRTRLILLSMALLVAICGAVGVVSYASMDVFLTKQLDQQLAQASHGRPPQGNPGGRPDPLDPRGQSIGTLNARILAGQVSSDAGFLSSDATRAPLSPSDARILSALPSDGRPVDRTLSNGGYRLVATETPYGDVVITGLPLASKEDTEASLVWTMVLVSLGGLILIGLAGTVLIRRTMRPLEQLSDVATKVSKLPLDAGEVALAVRVPASAAHPSTEVGSVGHALNLMLDNVSSALEARQQSETKVRQFVADASHELRTPLTAIRGYTELLRMTETFTEDGRKSLGRVQSQSERMTTLVEDLLLLARLDEGKAPEFTEVDLTQLVIETVSDEKVMAPEHIWQLKLPDEPLTVRGDATQLHQVLANLLSNARKHTEAGTTVVTGVMRSADGSAVVTVTDNGPGIAPEFQGRIFSRFARADAARSGSEGTSGLGLSIVESIVQAHGGTVEVASRPGRTEFAVRLPALRTATA, from the coding sequence ATGTCCGCACTCTCGGGTATCCCCCGCCAGACCGACCACAGCTGGTTCAATCCTTCAACCTGGCACTTGCGCACGCGCTTGATCCTTCTCTCCATGGCTCTCCTCGTGGCCATCTGCGGTGCCGTCGGTGTGGTCAGCTATGCCTCCATGGATGTGTTCCTCACGAAGCAGCTGGACCAACAACTGGCGCAGGCCTCCCACGGCCGCCCGCCGCAAGGCAACCCCGGCGGTCGTCCGGATCCCTTGGATCCCCGGGGCCAGAGCATCGGCACACTGAATGCCCGCATTCTTGCCGGTCAGGTGAGCAGCGACGCAGGATTCTTGTCCTCCGATGCGACCCGTGCGCCGTTGTCGCCCAGCGATGCTCGAATCCTGTCGGCGCTCCCCTCCGATGGCCGCCCGGTTGATCGCACCCTGTCCAATGGCGGCTACCGGCTCGTGGCCACCGAAACCCCTTACGGCGATGTTGTCATCACAGGGCTGCCACTCGCCTCGAAAGAGGACACCGAGGCCTCGCTCGTCTGGACCATGGTGCTCGTGTCCTTGGGCGGGCTGATCCTGATCGGACTGGCCGGAACCGTGCTCATCCGCCGCACCATGCGCCCCCTGGAGCAACTCTCCGACGTCGCCACGAAGGTGTCGAAACTTCCGCTCGACGCCGGTGAGGTGGCACTCGCTGTGCGCGTACCGGCGTCGGCGGCCCACCCGAGCACGGAAGTGGGAAGCGTCGGCCATGCTTTGAACTTGATGTTGGACAACGTGTCCAGCGCCCTCGAGGCGCGCCAGCAAAGCGAAACAAAGGTGCGCCAGTTCGTGGCCGACGCTTCCCACGAACTGCGCACGCCGCTGACCGCGATCCGCGGCTATACCGAGCTCTTGCGCATGACCGAGACGTTCACCGAGGACGGGCGCAAGTCGCTGGGCCGGGTGCAGAGCCAGTCAGAACGAATGACCACCCTGGTGGAGGACCTCCTTCTGCTGGCCCGGCTGGACGAAGGGAAGGCCCCCGAGTTCACCGAGGTGGACCTCACACAGTTGGTGATCGAGACCGTCAGCGACGAGAAAGTCATGGCCCCAGAGCACATCTGGCAGCTCAAGCTCCCGGACGAGCCCCTGACGGTCCGCGGCGACGCCACTCAACTCCATCAGGTTTTGGCGAATCTGCTCTCCAACGCCCGCAAGCACACGGAGGCGGGAACCACCGTGGTCACGGGCGTCATGCGTTCCGCCGACGGCAGCGCCGTGGTCACCGTGACCGACAACGGGCCAGGCATCGCGCCTGAATTCCAGGGCAGGATCTTCTCCCGCTTTGCCCGTGCCGACGCCGCCCGCTCCGGTTCCGAGGGCACGTCCGGGCTCGGCCTGTCGATCGTGGAATCCATTGTCCAGGCGCACGGCGGCACGGTCGAAGTGGCGTCGCGGCCCGGCCGAACGGAGTTCGCGGTGCGGCTTCCGGCGCTCCGGACCGCCACGGCCTGA
- a CDS encoding ArnT family glycosyltransferase, producing the protein MTTSYSTDTDSKAGQSSPPSRLVDPSETAAPRGGGGRARPGLTRKPRQSRQPRPNHGPHDLRHRVELGIVLLATAVLYLWNLGASGWANPFYSAAAQAGSQNWAAWFFGSSDAANSITVDKPPASLWIMGLSVRIFGLNSWSILVPEALMGVATAWLLYLAVRRAAAPATGDPRLAHRAGLLAAVAMAITPVATLMFRFNNPDALLVLLMTAAGYATLRSIQDNKLRWLLLAGALLGFGFLTKQLQVLLVVPGFAVAYVLAAPGGVGRRLLRLLAAGAAMVVSAGWWLAVVELVPANMRPYIGGSQNNSILELTLGYNGLGRLSGQETGSVGGGNGWGVPGLFRMFNGEFGGQIAWLLPSVLVLGAGLLWLGRRAPRTDSVRASVIVWGSWVLVTGLVFSFMAGIIHPYYAVALAPGIAGLAGLGGALLWQHRAQLVAAVMLAVAVAAAGFLAFDLLGSTTAYGPWLRWAVLFGALAAAAGLMLSGRFTSRILQRTTAVLALAASLAGPLAYSISTAAVPHSGAIPSAGPTTTFGGFGFGGRGGFGQTGRNGAQNTPPQALQQPGAQGGGFGGNRQGGGMGGLLGATTPSSEMVAALKTGASNYTWAAAVVGSNNAAGYQLATELPVMAVGGFNGTDPSPTLEQFQGLVAQGRIHYFIAGGTMQANSGSEAPAQIAQWVAANFPAQTIGGTTVYALAG; encoded by the coding sequence ATGACCACTTCCTATTCCACAGACACGGATTCAAAGGCAGGGCAGTCGTCTCCGCCGTCGCGGTTGGTGGATCCTTCGGAAACGGCCGCTCCCCGGGGAGGGGGCGGCCGCGCCCGGCCTGGCCTGACCCGAAAGCCGCGCCAATCCCGACAGCCCCGCCCCAACCATGGCCCGCACGACCTGCGTCACCGCGTGGAGCTCGGCATTGTCCTCCTTGCAACTGCGGTCCTGTATCTCTGGAACCTCGGCGCTTCCGGCTGGGCCAACCCGTTCTATTCAGCCGCGGCCCAGGCCGGCTCGCAGAATTGGGCCGCGTGGTTCTTCGGATCCTCCGACGCCGCCAACTCCATCACGGTGGACAAGCCGCCGGCGTCGCTCTGGATCATGGGCCTCTCGGTACGGATCTTCGGGCTGAACTCCTGGAGCATCCTGGTTCCCGAGGCACTCATGGGCGTTGCCACGGCATGGCTGCTGTATCTTGCGGTCCGGCGGGCCGCAGCCCCCGCCACCGGAGACCCCCGGCTCGCGCACCGGGCAGGGTTGCTGGCCGCCGTCGCCATGGCCATCACCCCGGTAGCCACCCTCATGTTCCGGTTCAACAACCCGGACGCCCTGCTGGTGCTGCTCATGACGGCCGCCGGCTACGCCACGTTGCGGTCCATCCAGGACAACAAGCTGCGCTGGCTCCTGCTGGCCGGGGCGCTCCTGGGCTTCGGCTTCCTCACCAAGCAACTCCAGGTCCTGCTCGTGGTTCCTGGATTCGCGGTGGCGTACGTGCTTGCCGCGCCGGGTGGAGTGGGGCGCCGCCTGCTTCGACTGCTTGCGGCGGGGGCGGCCATGGTGGTCTCGGCGGGCTGGTGGCTCGCCGTCGTCGAACTCGTTCCGGCGAACATGCGACCGTACATCGGCGGCTCCCAGAACAACTCCATCTTGGAGCTGACGCTAGGTTACAACGGCCTGGGCAGGCTCAGCGGCCAGGAGACCGGCAGCGTCGGGGGCGGCAACGGCTGGGGAGTTCCCGGCCTGTTCCGGATGTTCAACGGCGAGTTCGGCGGCCAGATCGCGTGGTTGTTGCCGTCGGTGCTGGTTCTCGGGGCCGGGTTGCTGTGGCTGGGCCGCCGCGCCCCGCGCACGGATTCCGTCCGGGCCTCGGTGATCGTGTGGGGCTCGTGGGTCCTTGTCACCGGGCTGGTGTTCAGCTTCATGGCGGGCATCATCCATCCCTACTACGCAGTAGCCCTGGCCCCGGGAATCGCCGGGCTTGCGGGCTTGGGCGGCGCGCTTTTGTGGCAGCACCGCGCGCAGCTCGTCGCCGCGGTCATGCTCGCCGTAGCAGTGGCCGCAGCGGGATTCCTCGCCTTCGACCTCCTGGGCAGCACCACCGCGTATGGTCCGTGGCTGCGCTGGGCGGTGCTGTTTGGCGCCTTGGCAGCCGCGGCCGGGCTGATGCTCTCGGGACGCTTCACTTCCCGCATCCTTCAGCGCACGACGGCGGTACTCGCCCTCGCAGCCTCCCTCGCCGGGCCCCTGGCGTACTCCATCTCGACTGCAGCCGTGCCGCACAGCGGCGCAATCCCCAGCGCGGGTCCGACGACTACGTTCGGCGGCTTCGGCTTCGGCGGCCGGGGCGGCTTCGGGCAAACCGGCCGGAACGGAGCCCAGAACACTCCCCCGCAAGCCCTCCAGCAGCCGGGCGCCCAGGGCGGCGGCTTTGGCGGGAACCGGCAAGGCGGCGGCATGGGCGGCCTGCTCGGTGCCACCACGCCGTCGTCGGAAATGGTTGCCGCACTGAAAACCGGCGCCTCGAACTACACGTGGGCGGCCGCCGTCGTGGGTTCCAACAACGCTGCCGGCTACCAGCTGGCAACCGAGCTGCCCGTCATGGCGGTAGGTGGATTCAACGGCACCGACCCGTCCCCCACGCTTGAACAGTTCCAGGGGCTCGTGGCGCAGGGCAGGATCCACTACTTCATCGCCGGCGGGACTATGCAGGCGAACAGTGGATCGGAAGCCCCTGCCCAGATCGCCCAGTGGGTGGCTGCGAACTTCCCGGCACAGACCATTGGCGGGACTACGGTGTACGCGCTGGCTGGCTGA